A genomic region of Candidatus Woesearchaeota archaeon contains the following coding sequences:
- a CDS encoding methyltransferase domain-containing protein, which translates to MSNTKILKNKRVSGTDATVFGTLANRSWDSRWEKVFQNRAWGKYPSEELVRFIARNFYKAKDREKIRILDLGCGTGAGAWFIAREGFSSFGIDGSETAIKIATERFRKENLKGEFLTGDIIKLKYPNNYFDCIIDICALQHNRNSCIKQIIKEMHRVLKHNGKIFSMIISKKSRVSKKDYLKEYGFTNFMTENDIRKAFCRFGDIEIEKKERTDRGNLIAHFIVSVTKRN; encoded by the coding sequence ATGAGCAATACAAAAATACTCAAAAACAAGCGTGTTTCTGGCACAGATGCAACTGTTTTTGGTACATTAGCTAATAGAAGCTGGGATTCCCGCTGGGAAAAGGTTTTTCAGAATCGGGCGTGGGGAAAATACCCTTCAGAAGAGCTTGTAAGGTTCATAGCAAGGAATTTCTACAAGGCAAAAGACAGGGAAAAAATCAGGATTCTCGATTTGGGATGCGGAACAGGGGCAGGCGCATGGTTTATTGCAAGAGAGGGATTCTCCTCATTTGGGATAGACGGAAGCGAAACAGCAATAAAAATCGCAACAGAGAGATTCAGAAAAGAAAATCTAAAAGGGGAATTTCTTACTGGAGACATAATAAAACTGAAATATCCCAATAATTATTTTGACTGCATAATAGACATCTGCGCGCTTCAGCACAACAGGAATTCCTGCATAAAACAAATAATAAAGGAAATGCACAGAGTGCTTAAGCACAATGGAAAAATTTTCAGCATGATAATCAGCAAAAAAAGCAGGGTAAGCAAGAAAGATTACCTGAAGGAGTATGGATTCACAAATTTCATGACTGAAAACGATATAAGGAAAGCATTCTGCAGATTCGGGGATATTGAAATAGAAAAGAAGGAAAGGACAGACAGAGGAAACCTTATTGCGCATTTCATAGTATCCGTCACAAAGCGGAATTAA